One genomic segment of Mangifera indica cultivar Alphonso chromosome 6, CATAS_Mindica_2.1, whole genome shotgun sequence includes these proteins:
- the LOC123218496 gene encoding protein PHLOEM PROTEIN 2-LIKE A9-like, which translates to MSEGNVQEVKPQGLNIVWGDDRRYWQRSDEKAELLQVCWLEVTGSEKVTPGNRYKISFEVSLENNAFGWSGCPVSVMAKIGKKGRYSWKRVKPLDQFSAATGHFLIPDDEFVMQVPPNGNVAQEELYFGLYEIWSGKWKGGLTIHKVIITQVQ; encoded by the exons ATGTCTGAAGGGAATGTCCAG GAAGTCAAACCCCAAGGGCTTAACATTGTATGGGGCGACGACCGGCGCTACTGGCAGCGAAG TGATGAAAAGGCTGAGCTACTACAAGTGTGTTGGCTTGAAGTAACTGGTTCGGAGAAGGTCACGCCAGGAAATAGGTATAAAATATCGTTTGAGGTTTCGCTTGAAAACAACGCATTCGGGTGGAGTGGGTGTCCAGTTTCTGTGATGGCAAAGATTGGGAAGAAGGGAAGATATAGCTGGAAAAGAGTGAAGCCTCTTGATCAATTCAGTGCAGCGACAGGTCACTTCTTAATTCCTGATGACGAATTTGTCATGCAAGTTCCACCGAATGGTAATGTAGCACAGGAAGAACTTTATTTCGGTCTTTATGAAATTTGGAGTGGAAAATGGAAGGGAGGACTGACTATTCATAAAGTAATCATCACACAAGttcagtaa